In Actinomycetota bacterium, the following are encoded in one genomic region:
- a CDS encoding glycine--tRNA ligase subunit alpha: MHYQELVLSLLGWWSEHGCVVGQPYAGEVGAGTFNPLTFLRALGPEPWRAAYVEPSKRPVDARYGENPNRVYSHHQVQVVLKPAPSDIQELYLESLSAFGVKASEHDIRFVEDDWESPSLGAWGLGWEVWLDGMEITQFTYFQQVGSIDCEVVTGEITYGTERIAMYLQDVENIFDLSYAPGVTYGEVFQASEQQWSRYVFEASHPDTLFGWFDSYEAESRRLLGEGLVLPAYDFVVKASHTFNVLDARGVISVAERARYLGRVRDLSRRCAEAWLERRAELGFPLLGA; this comes from the coding sequence ATGCACTACCAGGAGCTCGTCCTGTCGCTCCTCGGATGGTGGTCCGAGCACGGATGCGTGGTCGGGCAGCCGTACGCGGGCGAGGTGGGAGCGGGCACGTTCAACCCGCTCACCTTCCTGCGGGCGCTCGGTCCGGAGCCCTGGCGGGCCGCGTACGTGGAGCCGTCCAAGCGGCCGGTCGACGCCCGCTACGGCGAGAACCCGAACCGCGTGTACTCGCACCACCAGGTGCAGGTCGTCCTGAAGCCCGCCCCGTCCGACATCCAGGAGCTCTACCTCGAGTCCCTCTCCGCGTTCGGGGTGAAGGCGTCCGAGCACGACATCAGGTTCGTCGAGGACGACTGGGAGTCCCCTTCGCTCGGCGCTTGGGGGCTCGGCTGGGAGGTCTGGCTGGACGGGATGGAGATCACCCAGTTCACCTACTTCCAGCAGGTCGGCTCCATCGACTGCGAGGTGGTGACCGGGGAGATCACGTACGGGACCGAGAGGATCGCGATGTACCTCCAGGACGTCGAGAACATCTTCGACCTGTCCTACGCCCCCGGCGTTACGTACGGCGAGGTATTCCAGGCCTCCGAGCAGCAGTGGTCCCGCTACGTCTTCGAGGCCTCGCACCCGGACACCCTCTTCGGGTGGTTCGACTCCTACGAGGCGGAGAGCAGGCGCCTGCTCGGCGAGGGACTCGTCCTGCCGGCCTACGACTTCGTGGTGAAGGCGTCGCACACGTTCAACGTCCTGGACGCGCGCGGGGTGATCTCGGTCGCCGAGAGAGCCCGCTACCTCGGCCGTGTGCGCGACCTCTCCCGCCGCTGCGCGGAGGCGTGGCTGGAGCGCCGCGCGGAGCTCGGCTTCCCGCTGCTCGGGGCCTGA
- the glyS gene encoding glycine--tRNA ligase subunit beta, giving the protein MPDLLLEIGTEELPPSVVAAGEEQLAEAAPRALRDLRLSHGAVEVFATPRRLAFVVRDVADAQERTVTDRRGPPADRAFDDTGAPTPAAVGFARSAGIDPSQLERRETDQGAYVYARVDDPGLPAAEVLPEKLAGLIAGLSFPRTMKWDASEVRFPRPIRWLVALLGEDTLPVRHGDLVADRFSTGHRVFHPGPVEIAEPVAYERALSAAGVVARRARRRELVREQALEAASSRGGSPVLSDEIVDEVTDIVERPVAMVGSFDAAYLEIPPDVLVTAMQAHQRYFALRSDDGSLAPGFVVISNADPSNGSTIVAGNERVLRARLEDARFFFEEDRKVALSDRVDRLSEVVVHPRLGTLRDKSDRLQALASRVATWMGLDAPEREAAGLAGRLAKADLLTHLVYEFPELQGTLGGYYARIDPHLDGGAVETVAGAIAEQYLPRGAGDALPTTPAGRALAIADRLDTLVGYIGIGLAPTGSEDPYALRRAANGLATISHEAEVAFPLDEAVAAAWEGYAGSGRELRPLAEVEADVRTLIASRAEALLQRDAALPRPVLAAALSGPWTDLPDLRRRTQALGTLHERGALHQLAVVHERCHNLTRQGPYGEVDPSLLEHPAEGALYEKMAEVSSGHATALGSGDHVGALEALLPLVGVVETFFDRERGVMVMAEDAAVRSNRQALLATVAAMFAAVADFSRINPADLVARGSAQEGPDG; this is encoded by the coding sequence GTGCCCGACCTGCTGCTCGAGATCGGAACGGAGGAGCTCCCCCCGTCGGTGGTCGCCGCGGGCGAGGAGCAGCTCGCGGAGGCGGCGCCTCGCGCGCTGCGCGACCTCCGCCTGTCGCACGGCGCGGTCGAGGTGTTCGCCACCCCCCGGCGTCTGGCCTTCGTGGTGCGCGACGTGGCGGATGCTCAGGAACGCACGGTCACGGACCGCCGAGGCCCTCCAGCCGACCGGGCGTTCGACGACACCGGTGCGCCGACCCCGGCCGCCGTCGGCTTCGCCCGGTCCGCGGGCATCGACCCGTCCCAGCTCGAGCGGCGGGAGACCGACCAGGGGGCGTACGTGTATGCCAGGGTGGACGACCCCGGGCTCCCGGCGGCCGAGGTGCTTCCCGAGAAGCTGGCCGGGCTGATCGCCGGGCTCTCCTTCCCGAGGACGATGAAGTGGGACGCCTCGGAGGTGCGGTTCCCCCGCCCCATCAGGTGGCTGGTCGCCCTGCTCGGCGAGGACACGCTCCCGGTGCGACACGGCGACCTGGTCGCCGACAGGTTCTCGACCGGGCACCGCGTGTTCCACCCCGGTCCCGTCGAGATCGCCGAACCCGTGGCCTACGAGCGGGCGCTGTCCGCCGCCGGTGTCGTCGCCAGACGGGCGCGGCGTCGTGAGCTGGTGAGGGAGCAGGCCCTCGAGGCCGCCTCGAGCCGCGGCGGGTCACCCGTTCTGAGCGACGAGATCGTGGACGAGGTGACGGACATCGTCGAGCGTCCGGTCGCGATGGTCGGATCCTTCGACGCCGCCTACCTGGAGATCCCCCCGGACGTGCTCGTCACCGCGATGCAGGCCCACCAGCGCTACTTCGCCCTGCGCTCCGACGACGGCTCCCTCGCCCCGGGCTTCGTCGTCATCTCCAACGCCGATCCCTCGAACGGGTCGACCATCGTCGCCGGCAACGAGCGCGTCCTGAGGGCACGCCTGGAGGACGCCCGCTTCTTCTTCGAAGAGGACCGCAAGGTCGCGCTGTCCGACCGGGTGGACCGGCTCTCCGAGGTGGTCGTCCATCCGCGGTTGGGGACGCTGCGCGACAAGTCGGATCGGCTCCAAGCCCTCGCCTCGCGCGTAGCGACCTGGATGGGGCTCGACGCCCCCGAGCGGGAGGCGGCCGGTCTCGCCGGGCGCTTGGCCAAGGCGGACCTGCTCACGCACCTGGTCTACGAGTTCCCGGAGCTGCAGGGGACGCTCGGGGGCTATTACGCGAGGATAGACCCTCACCTCGATGGGGGCGCGGTCGAGACCGTGGCCGGCGCGATCGCCGAGCAGTACCTCCCCCGGGGGGCGGGGGACGCGCTCCCCACCACCCCCGCCGGACGCGCCCTGGCGATAGCGGACCGTCTGGACACCCTCGTCGGATACATCGGGATCGGTCTGGCCCCCACGGGGTCAGAGGACCCGTACGCCCTCCGCCGCGCGGCGAACGGCCTGGCGACCATCAGCCATGAGGCCGAGGTGGCCTTCCCCCTCGACGAGGCGGTCGCGGCTGCGTGGGAGGGGTACGCGGGGTCCGGACGGGAGCTGCGCCCGCTCGCCGAGGTCGAGGCGGACGTCCGGACGCTGATCGCGTCGCGGGCAGAGGCGCTGCTGCAGCGTGATGCCGCCCTGCCCCGCCCCGTGCTCGCCGCCGCGCTGTCCGGACCGTGGACCGACCTGCCCGACCTGAGGCGGAGGACGCAGGCCCTGGGCACCCTGCACGAGCGCGGCGCCCTGCACCAGCTCGCCGTCGTCCACGAGAGGTGCCACAACCTCACCCGCCAGGGTCCGTACGGGGAGGTCGACCCATCGCTACTCGAGCACCCGGCCGAGGGCGCCCTCTACGAGAAGATGGCCGAGGTCTCCTCCGGCCACGCGACCGCGCTCGGATCCGGGGACCACGTGGGGGCTCTCGAGGCGCTCCTCCCGCTCGTGGGCGTCGTCGAGACCTTCTTCGACCGCGAGCGCGGTGTGATGGTGATGGCGGAGGACGCGGCCGTCCGGTCGAACAGGCAGGCGCTGCTGGCCACGGTCGCCGCCATGTTCGCGGCCGTCGCCGACTTCTCGAGGATCAACCCGGCCGATCTCGTTGCACGTGGCAGCGCCCAGGAGGGTCCAGATGGCTAA